A part of Marinomonas rhizomae genomic DNA contains:
- a CDS encoding ABC transporter permease — protein MSYPQHKALLDKFNIRSLRFSFWLQCVFILLLALALFGPIMNLLIWTVTESWYFPHALPSQWGFKYWQQVFNPYSDVSGSLFTSLLIAVLTVVVCMIVSIPAGYALSKRSMPLRIFWMLLFLIPQAFPNLTVYMNIARLFYEFGLNGTLPGVIIVHSVHGLMFSIWISVAAFSSTDPMLERASRNLGAGPFYTFFHIVLPQAAPGLIASCIFVFLESLDEFTGTFFVGSPNISTLPLLLYTASMEGNYQIASITALILLVPSILFMVIIHKFMKPEMLSKLGK, from the coding sequence ATGAGCTATCCACAACATAAAGCCTTGCTAGACAAGTTCAACATTCGCTCTTTGCGGTTCAGCTTTTGGCTGCAATGTGTCTTTATCTTATTGCTCGCACTGGCATTATTTGGCCCTATCATGAACTTACTGATTTGGACCGTAACGGAGAGTTGGTACTTTCCTCATGCGCTCCCAAGCCAATGGGGATTCAAATATTGGCAGCAAGTATTTAACCCTTATAGCGATGTGTCTGGTTCATTATTTACCAGCTTACTGATTGCGGTATTAACCGTGGTGGTTTGTATGATCGTCTCAATTCCGGCGGGCTATGCTCTCTCCAAACGCAGTATGCCATTACGTATTTTTTGGATGTTACTGTTTTTAATTCCTCAAGCATTTCCAAATCTAACCGTGTACATGAACATCGCTCGGCTGTTTTATGAATTTGGCTTAAACGGTACCTTACCAGGTGTGATCATAGTCCATAGTGTTCATGGTTTGATGTTTTCTATATGGATCAGTGTCGCAGCATTTTCATCAACTGACCCAATGCTAGAGCGTGCTTCTCGGAATTTGGGGGCAGGGCCTTTCTACACCTTCTTTCATATCGTATTACCACAAGCAGCACCGGGGTTAATCGCCAGCTGTATTTTTGTCTTCTTAGAGTCATTAGACGAATTTACCGGGACTTTCTTTGTTGGTTCGCCGAATATCAGCACATTGCCACTCTTGCTATACACCGCCAGTATGGAAGGGAACTATCAGATAGCCTCAATCACCGCATTGATCCTGCTTGTGCCGTCCATCCTATTTATGGTCATCATTCACAAATTTATGAAACCTGAGATGCTCTCTAAACTAGGCAAGTAA
- a CDS encoding ABC transporter permease — translation MRQTTSHNLLKNPLWLIAPAALMVGIFFLYPLGFSLYSAITLDDGSITLSHLNKAFELYSNDILFTIIIVLISVVILAVLSITIAALITLSPFRSLTKTLAFLYRLPLFIPFIVTAQMMRTFLAKNGLMNNAFVASGLLTPMDTVSFLGWSGIIITFVWKQLAFSTLLISGAMAALDDSQIRAARNLGASRLRILFQIILPQIIPTLGVAMVLSIVTMMSVLSVPLMIGTGSPTMMTADMAFRINSYGDYHVANALGLVSYCICAGLAWFYLRQNLKEKGAN, via the coding sequence ATGCGTCAAACGACATCACACAACCTACTAAAGAACCCTCTTTGGTTAATCGCCCCAGCCGCGCTCATGGTCGGTATTTTCTTTCTATACCCATTGGGATTTTCGCTTTATTCAGCTATTACATTAGATGATGGCAGTATCACTCTCAGCCATTTAAACAAAGCCTTTGAGCTTTACTCAAATGACATCCTTTTTACCATCATCATTGTGTTGATTTCGGTCGTCATTTTAGCGGTATTATCCATCACCATCGCCGCTTTGATTACTTTATCGCCTTTTCGTTCTTTAACGAAAACACTGGCCTTTCTTTATCGTTTGCCTTTATTCATTCCCTTTATTGTCACCGCGCAAATGATGCGCACCTTTTTGGCGAAAAATGGCTTAATGAATAATGCCTTTGTCGCTTCTGGCTTACTAACGCCCATGGACACCGTGTCTTTCCTTGGCTGGAGCGGCATCATTATTACCTTTGTCTGGAAGCAATTAGCCTTTTCGACCTTGTTAATCTCTGGCGCCATGGCCGCCTTGGACGACTCTCAAATCCGTGCTGCTCGCAATTTAGGCGCGTCACGTTTGCGTATTCTATTTCAGATTATCTTGCCACAAATTATTCCGACTTTAGGCGTTGCCATGGTGTTATCCATTGTCACCATGATGTCCGTATTATCCGTTCCACTGATGATAGGCACAGGCTCACCTACCATGATGACGGCAGACATGGCGTTCCGCATCAATTCTTATGGCGACTATCACGTAGCGAACGCACTAGGCTTGGTGTCTTACTGTATTTGCGCTGGCTTAGCTTGGTTTTATCTGCGCCAAAATCTCAAAGAAAAAGGGGCTAACTAA
- a CDS encoding ABC transporter substrate-binding protein: protein MFTKTNIAVIAAVGLTQFSTFAYADTTLNVASAGSQNMVDYVKTYLAPKFEATHPGVKVNVVGTGPGDAGSHKIMEKLSAQNDSGLDKWDIDVAVVHQKIGGELVEDGLLAKYRSDINTGKMVSRDSAKNALGINVDGYVMPMFHSQTAIAYNSDFVTNPPTSYDELVKWTQKHPKSFGYNGIKNGMSGVSFVTGWIYAYGTDAEKLSSTPYDKNVESSWDKAFAELKEFNKNITFTPGNAGTLDMLNRGEIFMGPVWVDMFYSWKEQGKIPPSLKLSLIAPGMPGQPMYYVTPTKAAHPQLAREFIELATSPEIQANGIVKQFNWYPGIDANYVEAKLDKATWEKLFAEITPNDLSKYGKSFPIGPYFDDIKEGYERNVSN, encoded by the coding sequence ATGTTTACTAAAACGAATATCGCCGTAATTGCCGCTGTCGGCCTTACTCAATTTTCAACTTTTGCTTACGCAGACACCACACTGAACGTGGCTTCTGCCGGCAGTCAAAACATGGTGGATTACGTAAAAACCTACCTTGCTCCTAAATTTGAAGCAACGCACCCGGGTGTAAAAGTGAACGTAGTTGGCACAGGGCCAGGTGATGCGGGTTCTCACAAAATCATGGAAAAGCTGTCGGCGCAAAATGACAGCGGTTTGGATAAATGGGACATTGATGTGGCCGTTGTACACCAAAAAATTGGTGGCGAATTGGTTGAAGATGGACTGCTTGCAAAGTATCGCAGTGATATTAACACTGGCAAAATGGTGTCCCGAGACAGTGCGAAAAATGCCCTCGGCATTAATGTTGATGGTTACGTTATGCCTATGTTTCATAGCCAAACCGCCATCGCTTATAACAGTGATTTCGTTACAAACCCACCAACATCTTATGACGAATTGGTTAAGTGGACGCAAAAACACCCTAAATCTTTCGGCTACAACGGCATTAAAAACGGCATGTCTGGCGTTAGCTTCGTAACCGGTTGGATTTATGCTTATGGCACAGATGCAGAAAAATTGTCTTCTACGCCATATGATAAAAACGTCGAATCGTCTTGGGATAAGGCCTTTGCCGAACTAAAAGAATTCAACAAGAACATCACTTTCACACCAGGCAACGCAGGCACGTTAGACATGCTAAACCGTGGTGAGATTTTTATGGGGCCAGTTTGGGTCGACATGTTCTATAGCTGGAAAGAGCAAGGCAAGATTCCACCATCGCTTAAACTCTCTTTGATTGCACCAGGTATGCCGGGACAACCAATGTACTACGTGACGCCAACCAAAGCTGCGCACCCTCAACTGGCTCGCGAGTTCATTGAATTAGCCACCAGCCCAGAAATTCAAGCCAACGGTATTGTGAAGCAGTTCAACTGGTATCCAGGCATTGATGCGAATTATGTAGAAGCCAAGCTTGATAAAGCCACATGGGAAAAATTGTTCGCAGAAATCACACCGAACGATTTATCTAAATATGGAAAAAGCTTCCCGATTGGGCCGTACTTTGATGACATCAAAGAAGGCTACGAGCGAAACGTTTCTAACTAG
- a CDS encoding ABC transporter ATP-binding protein, whose amino-acid sequence MAHLHIKNLQAGYGKKLILDNINLTVEQGEMIALLGPSGCGKTTLLNALCGFVPVSNGEIFAGDRAVSQLPAEKRNITMVFQSYALWPHMTVAQNIGYGLKVQKAKRVEIENRVTELLSIVKLEGLENEKVTALSGGQRQRVALARALAIRPDVLVLDEPLSNLDAKVRLSVRHEIKALQKQLGFTSLIVTHDQEEALVMADRIAVLNQGKIEQIGTPEEIYHHPSTPFVADFMGAENHIEWPTNDDAFRLNLSNHATPLDIYFRSENTELLPTQPTTNEDDFHTGLVINGHVEQSVFFGNNYQISVRCGKHTIQADHDQNLPENTPVTLCVPTDALHAFTKNVEHAEHQKNHAVTV is encoded by the coding sequence ATGGCGCACTTACACATAAAAAACTTACAGGCAGGCTACGGCAAAAAATTGATTTTAGACAATATCAATTTAACCGTTGAGCAAGGCGAGATGATTGCCTTACTCGGTCCATCTGGCTGTGGAAAAACCACGCTACTCAATGCCTTATGTGGCTTCGTCCCTGTCAGTAATGGCGAAATTTTTGCCGGTGACCGAGCCGTTTCTCAACTTCCCGCCGAAAAGCGCAACATTACCATGGTCTTTCAAAGTTACGCTCTTTGGCCCCACATGACCGTTGCGCAGAACATCGGTTATGGACTAAAAGTTCAAAAAGCCAAACGAGTAGAAATAGAAAACCGAGTGACCGAGCTACTAAGCATCGTTAAGTTAGAAGGTTTAGAAAATGAAAAAGTCACCGCCCTTTCAGGAGGGCAGCGTCAACGAGTGGCTCTGGCTCGTGCGTTGGCGATCAGACCCGATGTGCTGGTTCTCGATGAGCCACTTTCGAATCTTGATGCAAAGGTAAGGCTAAGCGTTCGCCATGAAATCAAAGCCCTGCAGAAACAACTTGGCTTTACCTCACTCATAGTCACCCATGATCAGGAAGAAGCCTTGGTCATGGCGGACCGAATCGCCGTGTTAAACCAAGGCAAAATCGAACAAATCGGTACACCAGAAGAAATTTATCATCACCCAAGTACGCCCTTCGTTGCCGACTTTATGGGAGCAGAAAACCATATCGAGTGGCCCACTAACGACGACGCTTTCCGTCTAAACCTGAGTAACCATGCCACTCCATTAGACATTTATTTTCGTAGTGAGAATACAGAGCTGCTGCCCACTCAACCGACGACAAACGAAGATGACTTCCATACGGGCTTGGTGATCAACGGCCACGTCGAACAAAGTGTGTTCTTTGGCAACAACTACCAAATTAGTGTGCGCTGCGGGAAGCACACCATACAGGCAGATCACGACCAGAATCTACCTGAGAATACTCCCGTTACTTTATGCGTTCCCACCGATGCTCTGCATGCTTTCACTAAAAACGTAGAACATGCCGAACATCAAAAAAACCATGCCGTTACTGTTTAA
- a CDS encoding MBL fold metallo-hydrolase → MKIDVIGSGSAFSKRNNTSSIRIIDCQQNQWLIDCGPTVPRAIWQRNIGVNDIQVIYFTHIHPDHSSGLAALINQWKSFKRTEPLTIFCQAEQQQPLKALVELAVWPETHVCFEIHWQDIADQFEWKHWHIRTANTQHEMANKAIRITADDKTLFYSGDGRPTAASQSLMKDVDMAFQECASFEALSNDSSHGDLPGCERLLVDTGAKALGIYHCFDEAIPSLLQAVRDIPDMFLSRDGLQLDLDDIDFSRHAFDSLSIGQGGKM, encoded by the coding sequence ATGAAAATTGACGTGATTGGCAGTGGTAGTGCGTTCTCTAAACGCAACAATACCTCCTCGATTAGAATTATAGATTGTCAGCAAAACCAATGGCTTATCGATTGTGGGCCAACGGTGCCACGTGCGATTTGGCAGAGAAATATTGGTGTGAATGATATTCAGGTAATTTATTTTACGCACATACATCCAGACCATAGCTCAGGTTTGGCCGCGTTGATTAATCAATGGAAAAGCTTCAAACGAACGGAGCCTTTGACTATTTTTTGCCAAGCTGAGCAGCAGCAGCCTCTAAAAGCGCTGGTGGAATTGGCGGTGTGGCCGGAAACTCACGTGTGCTTTGAGATTCATTGGCAGGATATTGCGGACCAATTCGAATGGAAGCACTGGCACATCCGCACAGCGAACACTCAGCATGAAATGGCGAACAAAGCGATTCGAATTACGGCCGATGACAAAACCTTATTTTACAGTGGTGATGGTCGTCCTACTGCTGCTAGCCAGTCGTTGATGAAAGATGTGGACATGGCCTTTCAGGAATGTGCGTCTTTTGAGGCTTTATCTAATGACTCCTCCCATGGGGATTTGCCCGGTTGTGAGCGCTTGCTTGTGGACACTGGTGCTAAGGCGTTGGGGATTTATCATTGTTTTGATGAGGCGATACCGAGTTTATTGCAAGCCGTGAGGGATATTCCTGACATGTTTTTGAGTCGAGATGGTCTGCAATTGGATTTAGACGATATTGATTTTAGTCGACATGCCTTTGATTCTCTTTCAATAGGACAAGGAGGCAAGATGTGA
- a CDS encoding LacI family DNA-binding transcriptional regulator, which produces MTDSRGGRSVSAEDVAKLAGVSRASVSRVFSDQGNVARETREKILQAANELGYQVNFLAQGLNRKRSQLVGVVVARLSDPFRSSLLEGLLSEIQRKGYQALVTEVRDADELEMTIRRFTQFRVSGVVVTSGQPPVELVKECVQHNIPVVGINRHMDIPDVDFVCSDNKMAAVLVAEQFVRCGCSSIAWLNYKDSTWSGINRGEMFCQATAEIGLCDESDLLHIVADMDGYEGGRQAAHVFCAEGGKVDGVFCANAQLACGFLDGMRENGFDAPQDFHIIGFDNTPQTAQYSYRLTTIHQDVEETAKRVLSCLEARGQDPYIDQTIEEIPVKLVIRNTSPDFELTSIRTKEHAR; this is translated from the coding sequence GTGACCGATTCTCGAGGTGGCCGATCTGTGTCTGCCGAAGATGTTGCGAAACTTGCTGGCGTGTCTCGTGCGTCTGTGTCTCGCGTGTTTAGCGATCAAGGCAATGTGGCTCGCGAAACCCGCGAAAAAATATTACAGGCGGCGAATGAGTTGGGTTATCAAGTTAATTTTTTGGCTCAGGGTTTAAACCGTAAACGCAGCCAGTTAGTGGGTGTGGTGGTGGCGCGCTTAAGTGATCCTTTTCGTAGCAGTTTGCTTGAGGGCTTGTTGAGTGAAATTCAGCGTAAGGGCTATCAAGCCCTCGTTACAGAAGTACGTGATGCGGACGAATTGGAAATGACCATTCGGCGCTTTACGCAATTTCGTGTGTCGGGAGTGGTCGTCACATCCGGCCAGCCACCAGTGGAATTGGTTAAAGAGTGCGTACAACATAATATTCCTGTCGTCGGCATTAATCGTCATATGGATATCCCAGATGTGGATTTTGTCTGTTCCGACAATAAAATGGCAGCCGTTCTTGTTGCGGAGCAGTTTGTGCGTTGTGGCTGCTCGTCTATTGCTTGGCTGAATTATAAAGACTCTACTTGGTCTGGTATCAACCGTGGTGAGATGTTTTGTCAGGCCACGGCTGAGATAGGTCTATGTGATGAGAGCGATTTACTTCATATTGTCGCCGACATGGATGGATACGAAGGAGGAAGGCAAGCAGCTCACGTTTTTTGTGCTGAAGGTGGGAAAGTCGATGGTGTGTTTTGTGCTAATGCTCAGCTGGCCTGCGGCTTTTTGGATGGGATGCGAGAAAATGGCTTTGATGCCCCCCAAGATTTTCACATCATTGGCTTTGATAATACGCCGCAAACCGCGCAATACAGTTATCGCTTGACGACGATTCATCAAGATGTCGAGGAAACCGCGAAGCGTGTCTTATCTTGCTTGGAAGCCAGGGGGCAAGATCCCTATATTGATCAAACTATAGAAGAAATACCGGTCAAATTGGTGATTAGAAATACCTCGCCAGACTTTGAATTGACCAGCATAAGGACAAAAGAACATGCAAGATAG
- a CDS encoding inositol monophosphatase family protein, which translates to MQDSYQILETAIRAAGKRAQSLRQSGLSVTTKSRQDFVSQADVAVEAELKEVIRGLFPDDGFLGEESGLVQASNPENNGVWVIDPIDGTTNYVQGMDYWCVSVAYVKHKEIQMGFVYAPDREEFFIAKKGQGAYLNGVQLTIHEPKKGQALLGLGRSNRRPVQEYCDLILMLDKQNIEYRRFGAGALMLAHVSSGLVHGYFESHLNSWDALAGLLLIEEAGGRATDFLKKDGLLNGNQVWAASPQLWQDLRPLLSS; encoded by the coding sequence ATGCAAGATAGCTATCAGATTTTAGAAACCGCAATTAGAGCGGCTGGCAAACGTGCTCAAAGCCTTCGTCAGTCTGGATTGTCAGTAACCACAAAAAGTCGGCAAGATTTTGTCTCTCAGGCAGATGTTGCGGTTGAAGCAGAGTTAAAAGAAGTGATTCGAGGCCTATTCCCAGACGATGGTTTTTTGGGGGAAGAAAGTGGTCTGGTTCAGGCTTCAAACCCAGAAAACAATGGAGTCTGGGTGATTGACCCTATTGATGGCACCACTAATTACGTTCAAGGTATGGACTATTGGTGTGTTTCCGTCGCTTATGTAAAACACAAAGAAATCCAGATGGGCTTTGTTTATGCGCCGGATAGAGAGGAGTTTTTTATTGCCAAGAAAGGTCAAGGTGCGTATTTGAATGGCGTTCAATTAACTATTCATGAGCCTAAAAAAGGTCAAGCACTTCTGGGATTAGGGCGGTCTAATCGCCGACCAGTACAAGAATATTGTGATCTTATCTTGATGTTGGATAAACAGAATATCGAATACCGACGCTTTGGTGCGGGCGCTCTCATGCTGGCTCATGTGTCATCTGGGCTGGTTCATGGCTATTTTGAGTCTCATCTAAACAGTTGGGATGCTTTGGCGGGCTTGCTGTTAATCGAAGAAGCTGGCGGGCGAGCGACAGACTTCCTTAAGAAAGATGGATTGTTAAACGGTAACCAGGTTTGGGCTGCGAGCCCACAGCTGTGGCAAGACTTGAGACCACTGTTAAGTTCTTGA
- a CDS encoding YgjP-like metallopeptidase domain-containing protein: MSQNTGFTNYLGAYSAQIQQQAQTLLDSEKSGEWLLKKYPVAHTLNGPRALYDYAMALKNDFMRSSPPISKVIYDDKIHIINNALGLHTFVSRMQGNKLKAKHEIRISSLFRRIPEPLLKMILVHELAHLKEKDHNKAFYKLCCYMEADYHQLEFDLRLYLSHRERFGDLW, from the coding sequence ATGAGTCAGAATACTGGGTTTACAAACTATCTTGGCGCTTACAGCGCACAGATTCAACAGCAAGCACAAACCTTGTTGGACTCGGAGAAGTCTGGTGAGTGGTTATTAAAAAAATACCCAGTAGCTCACACCTTAAATGGCCCTCGAGCTTTGTATGATTATGCGATGGCTTTGAAGAACGATTTTATGCGCAGTTCGCCGCCGATTAGCAAAGTCATTTATGATGACAAAATCCATATTATTAATAACGCGCTTGGGTTACATACTTTTGTCTCTAGAATGCAGGGCAACAAGCTAAAAGCGAAACATGAAATTCGTATCTCATCTTTGTTTCGGCGTATTCCTGAGCCATTATTAAAAATGATCTTGGTACATGAACTCGCGCATCTTAAAGAAAAAGACCACAACAAGGCGTTCTATAAGCTGTGTTGTTATATGGAAGCGGACTATCATCAACTGGAGTTTGATTTGCGCTTATATTTGAGTCATCGAGAGCGATTCGGCGACTTATGGTAA
- a CDS encoding 7-cyano-7-deazaguanine/7-aminomethyl-7-deazaguanine transporter → MSTFTSEQKGKALCYLAMFHLLIIASSNYLVQIPFTVAGFHTTWGAFTFPFIFLATDLTVRIFGAALARKIIFLVMIPSLIVSYVLSVVFAQGQFQGLGALSSFNEFVGRIAIASLMAYLLGQVLDIQVFNRLRQLKAWWVAPAASTVFGNGLDTLAFFGIAFYQSPDAFMAEHWQAIALADFGFKLIISLGLFIPMYGVLLNYLTKKLTAIKSDFKLANA, encoded by the coding sequence ATGAGTACGTTCACATCTGAGCAAAAAGGCAAGGCACTCTGCTACCTTGCAATGTTCCATCTACTAATCATTGCTTCAAGCAATTATCTAGTACAAATCCCCTTTACTGTGGCGGGTTTTCACACCACATGGGGGGCATTTACCTTTCCGTTTATCTTTTTGGCAACGGATCTAACCGTTAGAATCTTCGGCGCTGCTTTAGCGCGAAAAATCATTTTTCTAGTGATGATTCCATCGTTAATCGTGTCTTATGTGCTATCGGTAGTCTTTGCGCAGGGACAGTTTCAAGGCCTCGGAGCGCTCTCATCATTCAACGAGTTCGTTGGCCGTATTGCCATAGCAAGCTTAATGGCTTATTTGCTAGGTCAAGTTCTTGATATTCAGGTATTTAATCGACTTCGCCAGTTAAAAGCATGGTGGGTCGCTCCTGCAGCTTCAACCGTATTTGGCAATGGATTAGACACCTTGGCATTCTTTGGGATCGCTTTTTATCAAAGCCCAGATGCCTTTATGGCGGAACATTGGCAAGCTATTGCACTAGCTGATTTCGGCTTTAAGCTGATTATCAGTCTTGGATTGTTTATTCCGATGTATGGCGTGTTATTGAATTACTTAACGAAAAAGCTCACCGCGATTAAGTCAGATTTCAAACTAGCCAACGCATAA
- a CDS encoding HPP family protein, translating into MLSRFFRSSYQSKYFTIGLAGIGATLCIFMIAQGAQFAPEYLGIMAPFGATMVILFALPNSPLAQPKNILGGHLLTTTIGLISLQFWDVTPLTMAVSVGVGVSLMMLTNTLHPPAGANPLLVLSINASWGFLLSPVLSGCLLIILFGWFYHNWVSRIGYPIKPTK; encoded by the coding sequence ATGCTATCGCGATTTTTTCGATCATCTTACCAATCAAAATACTTCACTATCGGCTTGGCAGGAATAGGAGCAACCCTGTGCATATTTATGATTGCTCAAGGTGCTCAATTTGCACCAGAGTATCTTGGAATCATGGCTCCTTTTGGCGCGACCATGGTCATTTTATTTGCTTTACCAAATAGCCCATTGGCTCAACCCAAAAACATTCTAGGTGGCCATCTACTAACGACAACCATAGGGCTGATTAGTCTACAGTTTTGGGACGTGACTCCACTTACAATGGCCGTAAGTGTTGGCGTTGGTGTTTCCTTGATGATGCTAACCAATACACTACACCCGCCAGCAGGCGCTAATCCGCTTCTAGTATTATCAATCAATGCGTCATGGGGATTTTTGCTTTCACCGGTTCTATCTGGCTGCCTGCTTATTATTCTATTTGGTTGGTTTTATCATAACTGGGTCTCTCGCATTGGCTATCCAATCAAGCCCACTAAATAA
- a CDS encoding TetR/AcrR family transcriptional regulator, which produces MTKPDLLIHTAFKLFYQQGIHAVGINAILAETGVAKKTLYHHFASKEALIEAVLIYRDQIFMDWLTARMMSAGDGKFAVLGLFDALDDWFHDRVDVLLPFKGCFFVKANGEFSDHMVNDICQRHKQNITSFIQANLVGHSSELSAVDLAQSISVLKEGAIAQAYVAGDLDAAKRAKNMAVTLLG; this is translated from the coding sequence GTGACGAAACCTGATTTATTAATCCATACGGCGTTTAAGCTTTTTTATCAACAGGGCATTCATGCGGTTGGAATCAACGCCATTTTGGCTGAAACAGGTGTGGCGAAGAAAACCTTGTATCATCATTTTGCGAGTAAAGAAGCATTGATAGAGGCGGTATTGATCTATCGTGACCAAATATTTATGGATTGGTTAACGGCCCGAATGATGTCGGCTGGCGATGGTAAATTCGCTGTTTTAGGCTTGTTTGATGCGCTAGATGACTGGTTTCACGATAGAGTGGATGTATTGCTTCCCTTCAAAGGCTGTTTTTTTGTCAAAGCGAACGGTGAATTTTCTGATCACATGGTGAACGACATTTGTCAGCGCCATAAGCAAAATATAACGTCTTTTATCCAAGCAAATCTTGTCGGTCATTCATCGGAATTATCTGCAGTTGATTTAGCGCAGAGTATCAGTGTGTTGAAGGAAGGAGCGATTGCCCAAGCTTACGTTGCAGGTGACTTAGATGCGGCCAAGAGGGCAAAAAATATGGCTGTTACCCTCTTGGGATAA
- a CDS encoding PA4780 family RIO1-like protein kinase, protein MKIPKRIQPLIEDGLVDEVLQQLMSGKEATVYVVRCGSEIRCAKVYKDAGKRSFKQAVQYREGRKVRNSRRSRAMEKGSKFGRDEQENLWQNAEVDALYRLAAAGVRAPTPYGCFDGVLLMELVTDDTGDVAPRLNDVVLSAEQARRDHDTIIKDIVRMLSAGLIHGDLSEFNVLVDSHGPVIIDLPQAVDAVANNNAEWMLERDVNNMRNYYGMFAPELLETKYAKEMWALFEAGKLTAHTELTGHFEEPTEEADVDSVLQEIQDAFEEEQDRLARINSSEDED, encoded by the coding sequence ATGAAAATCCCTAAAAGAATACAACCACTCATCGAAGATGGCTTAGTAGACGAAGTTCTTCAACAATTAATGAGCGGAAAAGAAGCGACTGTCTACGTGGTGCGCTGCGGATCAGAAATCCGTTGCGCAAAAGTCTATAAAGACGCTGGTAAACGCAGCTTTAAGCAAGCCGTTCAATACCGTGAAGGCCGAAAAGTGCGTAATAGCCGTCGCTCTAGAGCGATGGAAAAAGGCTCTAAGTTTGGTCGCGATGAACAAGAAAACCTTTGGCAGAACGCCGAGGTAGATGCATTGTACCGTTTGGCTGCTGCGGGTGTGCGCGCCCCTACGCCTTATGGTTGTTTCGATGGCGTCTTATTGATGGAACTGGTCACCGATGATACCGGCGACGTTGCCCCACGACTGAATGATGTTGTGCTTAGCGCAGAGCAAGCTAGACGAGATCACGACACCATTATTAAAGACATTGTCCGCATGCTGTCTGCTGGCTTAATTCATGGTGATCTATCGGAATTCAACGTCTTAGTGGACTCTCATGGCCCTGTCATCATTGACCTTCCTCAAGCCGTTGACGCTGTTGCAAACAATAATGCTGAGTGGATGCTCGAACGCGACGTTAACAACATGCGCAACTACTACGGAATGTTTGCGCCAGAACTACTGGAAACCAAATACGCCAAAGAAATGTGGGCACTGTTTGAAGCAGGCAAGCTAACCGCACACACAGAGTTAACCGGCCACTTCGAAGAACCCACCGAAGAAGCGGATGTGGACTCTGTTTTACAAGAAATCCAAGATGCCTTTGAAGAAGAGCAAGATAGACTGGCTCGCATCAACAGCTCAGAGGATGAAGACTGA